The following are encoded in a window of Gopherus flavomarginatus isolate rGopFla2 chromosome 10, rGopFla2.mat.asm, whole genome shotgun sequence genomic DNA:
- the LOC127030518 gene encoding uncharacterized protein LOC127030518, translating to MDSEVGMVISAMAEDSVDGEDEEEEEEDELAESTQHSVLPNSQELFLTQTELPSQPSQATSPDNEAMEATSAAHFSSLPTPSRRLSQIRWRKKKTRDEMFLEIMEVTRNERAHLNEWKDMVSNYRKDASEREDRRDARDERWRQEDQRCRQEDQRWQDATLGLLRDQTDILRRLVELQEQQQGHRVPLQPLCKHPHHSPCSTSSSPRRVRTRGGSLCAPAHSTPMDSPTKRLSLL from the exons atggattccgaggtggggatggtaatctcagccatggctgaggattctgtggacggggaagatgaggaggaggaagaggaggacgagcttgcagagagcacacagcactccgttctccccaacagccaggagctttttctcacccagacggaattaccctcccagccctcccaagccactagcccagacaatgaagccatggaagcgacctctg ctgcacatttttcaagcctccctactccatcccgaaggctatctcagataaggtggaggaaaaaaaagacgcgagacgaaatgttcttggaaatcatggaagtaactcgcaatgaaagagctcatctgaatgagtggaaggacatggtatcaaattacaggaaagatgccagtgaacgtgaggacaggagggacgctcgagatgagaggtggcggcaggaagatcagaggtgtaggcaggaagatcagcggtggcaggatgcaacgctggggctgctgcgtgatcaaactgacatcctacGACGtctagtggagcttcaggaacagcagcagggtcacagagtgccgctgcagcccctgtgtaaacaccctcaccactcaccatgttccacatcttcctcacccagacgtgtaagaacgcgtg